A stretch of Arachis hypogaea cultivar Tifrunner chromosome 15, arahy.Tifrunner.gnm2.J5K5, whole genome shotgun sequence DNA encodes these proteins:
- the LOC112751059 gene encoding uncharacterized protein, with translation MVGRDGDRGRGRGRGRGRGRKGRPRLSTGQPLDLHADPYSLVGSSFDTTAPTNGRPPPIATTTPSRQEPQIQMMPTPGVPRSCTQQANEPFNTASHSVQSDPAIVAPSRPGSCGERQTTSNSTQDAQGQGASTATGHSSTSAPKLRYDGAKCWHPPKLGLKRISQVFKENYNKPWLSFDEADDDIRKIWWTEWRKCFDIIDTEEDDIYQAWRFRAAKRLRGMLHAIRKKGARPYWIPPEVLGELMRRWNTDAYRQLQARNTTARKSTRGTSLHTAGGTTFPEARLRLNHSLGRQSRMDEFFEHTHTRKEDRTQWVDEHSRKTKDIFQERMFQADQERQAAIEAGVIDPPPVSEESIWIETVGGKQRGRVYGMGEVRDSSMVRPRVDGPTTTTSADVLDLRERIIILNREVEQHAAKYRELEDRYQREKREWQQTVESLREDLNTSNSQMDQFSHQLSSLTEYVRAMGPSSSGSRVPPPPPFTFPSSQKSTAPAPVPTPTPGRKLPPILQRPGQPQSSQREDDSDDDFDDLDDYLDEYE, from the exons ATGGTTGGTAGAGACGGAGATCGCGGCCGTGGCCGTGGCCGTGGCCGTGGCCGAGGCCGAAAGGGGAGGCCTAGGCTTTCTACTGGTCAGCCCCTTGACTTGCATGCGGATCCATACTCTCTCGTTGGGTCATCATTTGACACGACTGCTCCAACCAATGGGAGACCGCCACCTATTGCTACTACTACCCCCTCCCGTCAGGAGCCTCAGATACAAATGATGCCTACTCCGGGTGTGCCAAGATCATGCACTCAACAAGCCAATGAACCTTTCAATACTGCCTCACATAGTGTGCAGAGTGATCCAGCTATTGTAGCTCCCAGTCGACCAGGATCTTGTGGGGAAAGACAAACCACATCTAATAGTACCCAAGATGCTCAGGGTCAAGGAGCATCCACTGCCACTGGTCACTCCAGCACAAGTGCTCCAAAGCTTAGATATGATGGTGCCAAATG TTGGCACCCACCTAAGCTTGGATTGAAGCGTATTTCTCAGGTTTTTAAAGAAAACTACAACAAGCCTTGGCTGAGTTTTGATGAGGCAGATGATGATATTCGGAAAATATGGTGGACTGAGTGGAGG aaatgctTTGACATTATTGATACGGAAGAGGATGATATCTATCAAGCTTGGAGGTTTAGGGCTGCCAAGCGCTTGCGAGGTATGCTCCATGCCATTCGCAAAAAAGGTGCCCGTCCATATTGGATCCCACCAGAAGTTCTTGGTGAATTGATGAGACGTTGGAACACTGATGCCTATAGACAATTACAGGCAAGAAATACAACTGCCAGGAAATCGACTCGAGGTACTTCTCTTCACACTGCAGGAGGCACCACCTTTCCAGAAGCGAGGTTACGCTTA AATCATTCACTTGGAAGACAATCACGTATGGATGAGTTTTTTGAGCACACTCATACTCGCAAAGAGGATAGGACTCAATGGGTTGATGAACACTCCCGAAAGACAAAG GATATATTTCAAGAGCGTATGTTTCAGGCTGACCAAGAGCGGCAGGCTGCTATAGAGGCTGGTGTAATTGATCCACCGCCTGTCTCTGAGGAAAGCATATGGATTGAGACAGTGGGTGGAAAACAAAGAGGTAGGGTATATGGCATGGGTGAGGTAAGGGACTCTTCCATGGTGCGGCCTCGAGTTGATGGGCCAACCACGACCACCAGCGCTGATGTTTTGGATCTTAGAGAACGAATCATAATACTCAATAGGGAAGTTGAACAACATGCCGCTAAATATAGAGAGCTTGAAGACCGCTACCAAAGGGAGAAAAGAGAGTGGCAACAGACTGTTGAATCCTTGCGTGAGGATCTCAACACCAGTAACTCACAGATGGATCAATTTAGTCATCAGTTGAGCAGTTTGACTGAGTATGTGAGAGCCATGGGTCCTAGTAGTTCTGGATCACGTGTTCCCCCACCTCCTCCTTTTACTTTCCCAAGCTCTCAGAAAAGCACAGCCCCAGCCCCAGTCCCAACCCCAACCCCAGGTAGAAAACTTCCACCTATTCTGCAGCGACCAGGACAACCACAGAGTTCTCAAAGGGAGGATGATTCTGACGACGATTTTGATGACTTAGATGATTATTTAGACGAGTATGAGTAG